From one Triticum urartu cultivar G1812 chromosome 3, Tu2.1, whole genome shotgun sequence genomic stretch:
- the LOC125543947 gene encoding protein ANTAGONIST OF LIKE HETEROCHROMATIN PROTEIN 1-like — translation MRSPSAARPSSGGGAADDDFAFYYSFFQDAAAASPLPLALDGAVAAMPNNRRRKRGGDDDSAVAPIKDGSNNGRKRSIATIITSLAALEAEGHADSAGAADASRRELALLESNADNKSQAMMDYFAKMEGSFDADADSEAAARSKRSRLSASAAAVAVVAGEEAATNTAASASPPRAGHHQRRLWVKDRSQAWWDQCNSPDFPEAEFRRAFRMGRETFDMICEALGSAVAKEDTMLRAAIPVRQRVAVCIWRLATGEPLRLVSKRFGLGISTCHKLVLEVCGAIKSVLMPRFLQWPDEAAAGRFKEGFERSFGVPGVIGAMYTTHIPIIAPKISVAAYFNRRHTERNQKTSYSITLQGVVGPDRAFTDVCIGWPGSMPDDQVLEKSMLHQRAAAGMMHDACLVGGASYPLMDWVLVPYTHQNLTWTQHAFNEKVGDIRNVAVEAFARLKTRWACLQKRTEVKLQDLPVVLGACCVLHNICEMRREELEPEVPFALFDDDTSPETPVRSETAKQERDSIAHNLLHRGFAGTTFF, via the coding sequence ATGAGATCCCCATCCGCCGCCCGTCCCAGCAGCGGAGGGGGCGCAGCAGACGACGACTTCGCCTTCTACTACTCTTTCTTCCaggacgccgccgccgcatcgccgCTCCCGCTCGCGCTCGACGGAGCCGTCGCCGCCATGCCTAACAACCGCCGGAGGAAGCGCGGAGGGGACGACGACTCCGCCGTGGCGCCCATCAAGGACGGTAGCAACAACGGAAGGAAGCGCTCCATCGCCACCATAATAACTTCGCTCGCCGCGCTCGAGGCCGAGGGCCACGCCGACAGCGCGGGGGCCGCCGACGCCTCCCGCCGCGAGCTCGCGCTACTCGAGTCCAACGCCGACAACAAGTCGCAGGCCATGATGGACTACTTCGCCAAGATGGAGGGCAGCTTTGATGCCGACGCCGACTCCGAGGCCGCTGCGCGCTCCAAGCGCTCGCGGCTCTCGGCGTCGGCAGCGGCAGTGGCCGTCGTGGCTGGCGAGGAGGCCGCCACCAATACTGCCGCGTCGGCCTCGCCGCCGCGTGCAGGCCACCACCAACGTCGGCTGTGGGTCAAGGACCGGTCGCAGGCGTGGTGGGACCAGTGCAACAGCCCCGACTTCCCGGAGGCAGAGTTTCGGCGCGCCTTCAGGATGGGCCGGGAGACGTTTGACATGATCTGCGAGGCGCTCGGCTCCGCGGTGGCCAAGGAGGACACCATGCTTCGCGCGGCCATCCCCGTGCGCCAGCGCGTCGCCGTCTGCATCTGGCGCCTCGCCACCGGTGAGCCGCTCCGCCTCGTCTCCAAGCGCTTCGGCCTCGGCATCTCCACATGCCACAAGCTCGTTCTCGAGGTCTGCGGTGCCATCAAGTCCGTCCTCATGCCGCGTTTCCTCCAGTGGCCCGACGAGGCCGCCGCCGGCAGATTCAAGGAGGGCTTCGAGAGATCCTTCGGTGTTCCGGGGGTCATCGGAGCCATGTACACCACGCACATCCCTATCATCGCGCCCAAGATCTCCGTCGCCGCCTACTTCAACCGTCGGCACACGGAGCGCAATCAGAAGACATCCTACTCCATCACGCTCCAGGGGGTGGTCGGCCCTGACCGCGCCTTCACCGACGTCTGCATCGGCTGGCCGGGTTCCATGCCGGACGATCAGGTGCTCGAGAAATCCATGCTGCACCAGCGCGCCGCGGCGGGTATGATGCACGACGCTTGCCTCGTCGGCGGCGCAAGCTACCCGCTCATGGACTGGGTGCTCGTGCCGTACACGCACCAGAACCTGACATGGACGCAGCACGCCTTCAACGAGAAGGTCGGCGACATCCGCAACGTGGCCGTGGAGGCGTTCGCGCGGCTCAAGACGCGGTGGGCGTGCCTCCAGAAGCGCACGGAGGTGAAGCTCCAGGACCTCCCCGTGGTGCTGGGCGCCTGCTGCGTCCTGCACAACATCTGCGAGATGCGCCGCGAGGAGCTCGAGCCGGAGGTCCCGTTTGCGCTCTTCGACGACGACACCTCGCCGGAGACCCCTGTTCGCTCTGAGACCGCCAAGCAGGAGAGGGACAGCATCGCGCACAACCTCCTCCACCGCGGTTTCGCCGGCACCACATTTTTCTGA